TGCTGTTTAATCATCAGGACTTGCTGCTTGTTTCAAGTTTGTGCAACCAATATTTTCACCTGTCTTTttgttgctgcattttttaGCTGAAAGTAAgtttatataaagaaataataccATAAAGACTGCTGAGCAGTAGCTACGTGCCATTCAGTCAACTTGGTTTTAGTTGCAAGTGTGGCTTTGACAGTATtgcactgttgtggttttaTTTGGTGTCTCAAACCCAAATAACAAATGGGAACGTGCTCATTCTCCAGTTTGGTTTGTGCATTAAAAACTCATGGGGTGGTcagaaagaaagatgcagaagcaAAATTTGTGCAGTTTGGCTAGTTCTTCCCTGATTTTTCAGCTACTTCTCTGAAACCGCTGCTTAGATGGTTGAGTGGCTTTCATCAGAAGCATAggttgcattatttttcttcattcaggCACTTTGAGAAGAATCCTGGATGTCTTACGCCTGAGCTCAGCTCGGAACTCTTGAAGCATCTTGGTTCTCAGGCAGTAGAGGACAGGGTAAGCCCTCAGCCAGGTAACGTAGGTGCTAGCAACGCTGCAGACATCTACTGGATGCCACAGGCAGGTTGTGCACTGCGTagctggggagctggcagggtAAAAATCCAACAAACAGAGTGGGAACTATAGTGAAGGGCTCTTGTTTTGAAGTTCAGGTCTACGTTCACTTGGCAAGGTTTCTGCAGCCCTATCAGGTCAAGTGTGTTCCTTTGGCTGAAGCAAAGGCTGTGGGCACGTTGGTGGGTGCTCAGGACGCTCTTACAGAGGGTGTTTGGGATGCAAAGGTTGGAGTGCAGCATGATGCTGAAAGGAATGAAGAACGTTATCGCGACAAGCATCACTTCGTTAGCTCAGCCAGCGGGAATTACACCCTGGAGAGCCCTGGTTTGCATTTCCCCAACCATCTGTCCAGTCCATGGAGAAAAGGCAACGCAGAAAGCATCAAATAAA
Above is a genomic segment from Gymnogyps californianus isolate 813 chromosome 1, ASM1813914v2, whole genome shotgun sequence containing:
- the GPR45 gene encoding LOW QUALITY PROTEIN: probable G-protein coupled receptor 45 (The sequence of the model RefSeq protein was modified relative to this genomic sequence to represent the inferred CDS: deleted 1 base in 1 codon; substituted 5 bases at 5 genomic stop codons), with amino-acid sequence MAMLFMTAIGFLGTIIISLVSYXKPAVCSAISFLLATLASLTLCCPAAMVVAMNWTFGAHFCQNSAMLYXLFVLEGVAIWMISVDHFLTTVXRQNXLKSHRAKATTALFDAFCVAFSPWTGQMVGEMQTRALQGVIPAGXANEVMLVAITFFIPFSIMLHSNLCIPNTLCKSVLSTHQRAHSLCFSQRNTLDLIGLQKPCQVNVDLNFKTRAFTIVPTLFVGFLPCQLPSYAVHNLPVASSRCLQRC